The genomic region ACAAGTCTATTGATGCAGTTACGGTAGGGACCGTGGATTTACCGTGGTTTAGCGATATAGCCAATTATTTGGCCGGAGGATTCGTGATGGAGGGTATGCATCGCCAACAAAGGAGAAAGCTTATGAATGATGCGCGGAAGTATATTTGGGACGAGCCTTACCTTTTCAGGATAGGAGGTGATCGAGTTCTGAGGAGATGTGTGAGTAGAGAGGATGGTTGGGACATTATTTGGCATGTCCATGAGGGTTTGACCGGAGGACATCACGGGGCGCATGTGATTGCGCAGAAGGTGTATGATTGCGGATTCTTTTGGCCGACAGTAGTCGATGATGCGGCCGAGTTTGTGAGAAAGTGTGATCGTTGCCAACGgaccggcaacatctcatccaaggatgagatGCCCTAGAATCCTATTCAAGTGTTGGAAGTCTTCAACGTTTGGGGCATTGATTTCATGGGACCGTTTCCATCTTCGAGTGGAAATCGGTACATCCTCGTTGCGATTGACTACGTTTcgaagtgggtggaagctcaagctttgcctaCAAATGATTCACGAGTGGTggtgagatttttaaagaaattatTCATGCGATTCGGTACCCCGAAGGCAATCATTAGTGATCGCGGTACGCACTTTTGCAATACCGTTATGGAGAAGGCGTTGGAGAGATATGGAGTTACGCACCGCTTGTCTACCGcgtaccatccgcaaacgagCGGTCAAGTGGAGAACGCGAATCGAGGTGTGAAGAGGATTTTAGAGAAAACGGTCGGAAAGAGTAGAAAGGATTGGTCCGACAAGTTGGACGATGCGTTATGGGCATTCCGCACCGCCTACAAGACGCCATTAGGAGCTACGCCGTTTATGATCGTTTATGGGAAGGTGTGCCACCAGTCGAGTTAGAGCATCGGGCTCTTTGGGCACTCAAAACGGTGAATTTAGATTTGACCGAGGCCGCTAGGAGACGATTTTTCCAAATTCATGAGTTGGAGGCGCTTCGTGACGCCGCGTATGATCGTTCGTGGAGTATCAAGGAAAAGTCGGAAACTTTGCATGATAGAAGGTTGCGAAAGTTAAAGGAGTTTAAAGTGGGCGATCAAGTGCTTTTGTTTAATTCGAGGTTGAAGTTGATCGCCGGAAAGTTGAAGTCGAGATGGTCCGGGCCGTATGTCGTGAAGGAGGTTTTCCCGTACGGTACCGTGGAATTGTTTGATGAAGCAAATTCAAATTCGTGGAAAGTGAATGGGCATAGGTTGAAACACTACATATGGGGTCCCATCGACACCGCCGAAAAGGAAACCGTTCCTCTTTTGAAACCGCCTAGCACCACCGCGTAGTTCCTCGAGTGAGAACTCGAGTGTATAGTTTGTACATTGAGTCATTGTCCGTGTCGTGTCGTTAGTTAGAGTTTTCGTGTCTTTACGTCGTTTTTCGTGATTTTCGTAGTTTTTGCGTCTATTGTGTGTCATCAAGTATTTTGCAGGTACATCATCCTTCACATGGCCGAAGTCGACTAACGAGCAGCATCACAGGTACGTTTATCTGTAAAAACGACAGAATAAGGGCCGGGGGTGTTTTGggaattaaaataaaaattacaaataACAAATCTGTTGTACTGTCAAAAGAATTGCTGATATTTGctgtccaggcggcccgcgtgagctaTTAGTTTacacttacgcggcccgcatggaattAAAAGACTTTTTGAAAATACAggcgctcgcggcccgccttaactTGCCCTTTAtaacttacgcgggccgcgtgaaccttGTCTGTCGGCAGCACTTTCATAAATCCCCAAATCGTCCATTTGAAACCCTAAACTCATAACCCATCCACTTC from Helianthus annuus cultivar XRQ/B chromosome 10, HanXRQr2.0-SUNRISE, whole genome shotgun sequence harbors:
- the LOC110883262 gene encoding uncharacterized protein LOC110883262 translates to MGIPHRLQDAIRSYAVYDRLWEGVPPVELEHRALWALKTVNLDLTEAARRRFFQIHELEALRDAAYDRSWSIKEKSETLHDRRLRKLKEFKVGDQVLLFNSRLKLIAGKLKSRWSGPYVVKEVFPYGTVELFDEANSNSWKVNGHRLKHYIWGPIDTAEKETVPLLKPPSTTA